One Scytonema millei VB511283 DNA segment encodes these proteins:
- a CDS encoding Hsp20/alpha crystallin family protein — MALVRWEPFREFEMEPFREFGSLQREMNRLFDTLSPRTGGNGGMAFVPAAELQETPEAIHLKLEVPGMEAKDLDVQVTAEAVAISGERKSETKTEEKGVTRSEFRYGSFRRVIPLPSRIQHENVQANYQNGVLTLTLPKAEEEKNKVVKVNIG; from the coding sequence ATGGCACTAGTACGTTGGGAACCATTCCGCGAATTTGAAATGGAACCATTCCGCGAATTTGGCAGCTTACAACGAGAAATGAACCGCTTGTTTGATACCTTGTCACCTCGAACTGGTGGTAATGGTGGGATGGCGTTCGTACCAGCAGCAGAATTGCAAGAAACACCAGAAGCAATTCACCTGAAACTCGAAGTCCCTGGAATGGAAGCTAAAGATTTAGACGTACAAGTAACGGCTGAAGCTGTAGCCATTAGCGGCGAACGTAAATCTGAAACCAAGACAGAAGAAAAAGGCGTAACTCGTTCCGAATTCCGTTATGGTTCGTTCCGTCGCGTCATTCCACTCCCATCGAGAATTCAGCATGAAAACGTCCAAGCTAACTATCAAAATGGTGTTCTAACTCTCACATTGCCGAAAGCAGAAGAAGAAAAGAATAAAGTTGTGAAAGTTAATATTGGATAA
- a CDS encoding N-formylglutamate amidohydrolase yields MNPSWVLNQSGDGAIASVALHDGHDVRQEVADLMVISEADRWREEDPFTAAWTTIADTQIVVKRSRFELDLNRSREKAVYIHPRDAWGLEVWQSVPQAEILARSLAEYDTFYASLERIFKDLERRHGRFVVFELHTYNHRRLGRDAEPADPRYNPEINLGTATLDRDRWHFVIESFLSDLRNFDYLGRQLDVRENVKFHGGHFPRWTHQKFPDSACVLSIEVKKFFMDEWTNEVDLEQLEAIRHALQSTVPGILKQLMVENREKY; encoded by the coding sequence ATGAACCCAAGCTGGGTATTAAATCAATCTGGAGATGGTGCGATCGCATCTGTAGCCTTACATGACGGTCATGATGTCAGGCAAGAAGTTGCAGATTTAATGGTCATCAGTGAAGCCGATCGCTGGCGAGAAGAAGACCCATTTACAGCGGCTTGGACGACGATCGCAGATACGCAAATTGTAGTGAAGCGATCGCGGTTTGAATTAGATCTCAACCGTTCTAGAGAAAAAGCTGTTTATATTCACCCTAGAGATGCATGGGGTTTGGAAGTTTGGCAATCCGTACCACAAGCTGAAATTCTTGCCCGTTCCTTGGCTGAATACGATACTTTTTATGCTAGCTTAGAACGAATTTTTAAAGACTTAGAACGCCGTCACGGACGTTTTGTTGTATTTGAACTGCATACCTACAATCATCGCCGTTTGGGACGAGATGCTGAACCTGCCGATCCGAGATATAATCCAGAAATCAATTTAGGTACTGCCACGCTGGATCGCGATCGCTGGCATTTTGTCATTGAAAGTTTTCTCTCGGATCTCCGCAATTTTGACTATTTGGGAAGGCAACTCGACGTAAGAGAAAATGTCAAATTTCACGGCGGACATTTTCCCAGATGGACGCATCAAAAGTTTCCCGATTCTGCTTGTGTCCTCTCGATTGAAGTCAAAAAGTTCTTTATGGATGAATGGACGAACGAAGTGGATTTAGAGCAACTAGAAGCGATTCGCCACGCCTTACAATCCACAGTACCAGGGATATTGAAGCAACTCATGGTAGAAAACAGAGAAAAATATTAA
- the ggt gene encoding gamma-glutamyltransferase: MGKVIRGTIAAGDARTAAAGIEMFRLGGNAFDAAAAAVLASFVTESSLTSAAGGGFLLAHTQANQNILFDFFSQTPIYKRPQQEINFYPVDVNFGDAVQEFHVGMGAIATPGNIGGIFHVQQKLGKLPFHVVTEPAIHYAKYGIEVNEFQTYCWQILQPILTATKAARQIYAPKGVLLEVGDKLFMPDFAATLNYLAERGVQEFYRGDIARQLIKDCQTDGGYLTDADLAQYQVIEREPLTINYRGNTLLTNSPPSSGGILIAFALELLSQFDLTKIGFGTPLHLKILTAIMRLTDRARKEKYDTSIYQTDITETFLAAAQITEYALQLNSVVNKWGSTTHLSVVDDEGNAASVTTSNGEGCGYIIPGTGIMLNNMLGEDDINPHGFHQWQENVRISSMMSPTIVLKDNRPEIVLGSGGSKRIRTAILQVISNIIDFQMPVDLAVNSSRLHWEDNVLNLEPGWNEEAIANLISADEKALLWNKQNMFFGGVHTVMEDESEIISGAGDRRRNGAIASI; the protein is encoded by the coding sequence ATGGGCAAGGTTATACGCGGTACGATCGCGGCTGGAGATGCAAGAACCGCCGCAGCAGGAATTGAAATGTTTCGCCTCGGTGGTAATGCTTTTGATGCCGCCGCTGCTGCTGTTTTAGCTTCATTTGTCACCGAATCATCTCTAACTTCTGCTGCTGGTGGAGGTTTTCTTTTAGCTCATACCCAAGCAAATCAAAATATTTTATTTGATTTTTTTTCCCAAACTCCCATTTATAAAAGACCTCAACAAGAAATTAATTTTTACCCAGTAGATGTGAATTTTGGCGATGCCGTTCAAGAGTTTCATGTCGGCATGGGTGCGATCGCCACACCAGGAAATATTGGCGGGATTTTTCACGTTCAACAAAAGCTAGGAAAATTACCTTTTCATGTCGTTACTGAACCAGCAATTCACTATGCTAAATATGGTATAGAGGTGAATGAATTTCAAACTTACTGCTGGCAAATTTTACAACCAATTTTGACAGCTACCAAAGCAGCACGGCAAATTTACGCACCAAAAGGAGTGTTGCTAGAGGTAGGAGATAAGTTATTCATGCCTGATTTTGCAGCAACTTTAAATTATCTTGCTGAACGAGGAGTGCAAGAGTTTTATCGAGGAGATATTGCACGGCAATTAATTAAAGATTGTCAAACTGATGGCGGTTACTTAACTGATGCAGATTTAGCACAATATCAAGTTATTGAAAGAGAACCACTCACAATTAACTATCGAGGGAATACACTATTAACAAATTCCCCTCCTAGTTCGGGAGGAATTCTAATCGCTTTTGCCTTAGAATTGCTATCTCAATTCGATTTAACTAAAATTGGTTTTGGTACGCCACTACACTTAAAAATTCTGACAGCAATTATGCGATTAACCGATCGCGCTAGAAAAGAAAAGTACGATACTAGTATTTATCAAACTGATATAACGGAAACATTTTTAGCTGCTGCTCAAATTACCGAATATGCATTGCAGTTAAATTCAGTTGTGAATAAATGGGGTAGTACTACCCATTTAAGCGTTGTTGACGATGAAGGCAATGCTGCGAGTGTCACGACCTCTAATGGAGAGGGTTGTGGTTACATTATCCCAGGCACGGGCATTATGCTAAATAATATGCTAGGCGAGGATGATATAAATCCGCATGGTTTTCATCAATGGCAAGAAAATGTCCGAATTTCTTCAATGATGTCTCCCACAATTGTCTTAAAAGATAATCGTCCCGAAATCGTTTTAGGTTCTGGTGGTTCTAAGCGAATTAGAACGGCAATTTTACAAGTTATTTCCAATATTATCGATTTTCAAATGCCTGTAGATTTAGCCGTGAATAGTTCTCGCCTGCATTGGGAAGATAATGTCTTGAATCTAGAACCAGGGTGGAATGAAGAGGCGATCGCTAACCTAATTTCTGCTGATGAGAAAGCCTTACTATGGAATAAGCAGAATATGTTTTTTGGCGGCGTGCATACAGTTATGGAAGACGAATCGGAAATCATTTCAGGTGCGGGAGATCGACGGCGCAATGGTGCGATCGCTTCTATCTAA
- a CDS encoding ferredoxin--nitrite reductase — translation MTQAVKKQKLNKVEQAKAKKHPLLLKQELEHFAQIGWEAMDEFERDFGLKWLGFFHRPVTPGKFMMRMRIPNGILTSTQMRVLAEIVQRYCQGAGFQDQGNADITTRQNLQLRGIRIEDIADIIKILAQAGLTCVQSGMDNVRNITGSPVAGIDANELIDTRGLCRILQDAITNNGEGNLELSDLPRKFNIAVAGGRDNSVHAEINDLGLLPAYKNGTLGFNVIVGGYFAPNQYVSAIPLDAWIPPEDVVALTLAMMMVYRENGPRENRQKCRMMHLINQWGIEKFRAEVEQRFGKPLATAAEKDEIDWEKRDHIGVYPQKQTGLNYVGLHVPVGRLYANEMFELARMAEVYGNGEIRLTVEQNLIIPHIPDTRLSAFLAEPLLKERFTIEPGTLNRGLVSCTGNEFCGFAIIETKNRALAIVKELEQELILTQPVRIHWTGCPNSCGQPQVADIGFIGTKTRKDDRTVEAVDIWMGGKVGKDAHLGKEVMKRVACEDLKSVVRDLLVEHFGAKIKEETLVG, via the coding sequence ATGACACAAGCAGTTAAAAAACAGAAATTAAATAAAGTCGAACAAGCCAAAGCTAAAAAACACCCTCTACTACTCAAACAAGAACTAGAACACTTTGCTCAAATTGGCTGGGAAGCAATGGACGAGTTCGAGCGAGATTTCGGACTCAAGTGGTTGGGTTTCTTCCATCGCCCAGTGACTCCTGGTAAGTTTATGATGCGGATGCGAATACCCAACGGCATCTTAACTAGCACTCAAATGCGAGTCCTAGCAGAAATCGTCCAACGCTACTGCCAAGGCGCGGGATTTCAAGACCAAGGTAACGCAGACATTACCACGCGCCAAAACTTACAACTGCGCGGCATCCGCATTGAAGATATTGCTGATATTATCAAAATACTGGCACAAGCTGGTCTAACCTGCGTCCAGTCAGGGATGGACAACGTGCGGAACATTACGGGTTCCCCTGTAGCTGGAATTGATGCCAACGAACTGATCGACACGCGAGGATTGTGCCGCATTCTCCAAGATGCCATTACCAACAACGGTGAAGGTAATCTCGAACTGAGCGATTTACCCCGAAAATTTAACATAGCTGTGGCTGGTGGTCGCGATAACTCCGTTCACGCCGAAATCAATGACCTCGGCTTGCTTCCAGCATATAAAAACGGGACGCTAGGGTTTAACGTCATTGTCGGCGGTTATTTTGCCCCCAATCAATACGTGAGCGCAATTCCCCTTGACGCTTGGATTCCCCCGGAAGATGTGGTTGCTTTAACTTTGGCGATGATGATGGTCTATCGCGAAAATGGACCAAGGGAAAACCGCCAAAAGTGCCGCATGATGCATCTAATTAACCAATGGGGAATAGAAAAGTTTCGCGCTGAGGTAGAACAACGATTTGGTAAACCGCTAGCCACAGCCGCAGAAAAAGATGAAATTGATTGGGAAAAACGCGACCATATTGGAGTTTATCCGCAAAAACAAACAGGATTAAATTATGTCGGATTGCACGTTCCTGTCGGTCGCTTGTATGCCAATGAAATGTTTGAACTGGCACGAATGGCAGAAGTTTATGGCAATGGAGAAATTCGCCTCACCGTCGAGCAAAATTTAATTATTCCCCATATTCCCGATACGCGCTTGAGTGCGTTTTTAGCCGAGCCTTTGCTAAAAGAGCGTTTTACGATTGAACCAGGAACTTTAAATCGAGGTTTAGTTTCTTGTACGGGAAATGAATTTTGCGGTTTTGCAATTATTGAAACTAAAAACCGTGCTTTGGCAATAGTTAAGGAACTCGAACAAGAGTTAATCTTAACTCAGCCAGTGCGAATTCATTGGACGGGATGCCCCAATTCCTGCGGTCAACCTCAAGTTGCAGATATTGGTTTTATCGGCACGAAAACGCGCAAAGACGATCGCACGGTGGAAGCTGTGGATATTTGGATGGGTGGTAAAGTTGGCAAAGATGCCCACTTGGGTAAAGAGGTGATGAAACGGGTTGCCTGTGAAGATTTAAAATCAGTAGTGCGGGACTTATTGGTCGAACATTTTGGGGCAAAAATTAAAGAGGAAACATTGGTAGGTTAG
- a CDS encoding hybrid sensor histidine kinase/response regulator: MLASLVKVLLIEDSLAEARFLQEILRQANLRHFHLVHVKRLGDALAELDRGLISSQPYDAVLLDLTLPDSQGLASLPLILQQAPSLPIVVLTNMNDDELAIEAVRQGAQDYLVKRQIDAKLLVRSLCYAIERKQAAEALQAKNQALATQVQESAVELDKAKQLNRFKSEFVSMLSHDFRSPLTTILLATGLLQNSEKKLTEKQKLTHFHHINAAIKNMAQMLDEVSLAGKAEAGQLQCQPTYLDIQEFCRELIAALELSAAKKQIALVFTCQGQIEKALWDENLLRHILANFLSNAIKYSAAGSSVQFNLIAQPEIVTFQIQDWGIGIPKADLQQLFQPFHRASNVGSTPGTGLGLAIAKKCIEACGGEIYVESEVGVGTTFTVILPVVSGSI, translated from the coding sequence ATGCTTGCCAGTTTAGTAAAAGTCTTGTTAATTGAAGATAGTTTGGCAGAAGCCAGATTTTTACAAGAGATTTTGCGGCAAGCCAATCTCAGACACTTTCATCTGGTACATGTCAAGCGATTGGGAGATGCCTTAGCAGAACTGGATCGAGGATTAATATCGTCACAACCCTACGATGCAGTTTTACTAGATTTGACTCTCCCAGATAGTCAGGGTTTAGCATCTTTACCCCTAATACTACAACAAGCGCCTAGCTTACCGATTGTCGTGCTGACGAATATGAACGATGACGAATTAGCAATTGAGGCAGTGCGACAAGGGGCGCAAGACTATTTAGTTAAACGGCAGATCGATGCTAAATTGTTGGTACGATCGCTATGTTATGCGATCGAGCGCAAGCAGGCAGCAGAAGCTTTACAAGCCAAAAATCAAGCATTAGCAACTCAGGTGCAGGAAAGTGCAGTTGAGTTAGACAAAGCTAAGCAACTGAATCGATTTAAATCGGAATTTGTTTCGATGCTGTCACATGATTTTCGCAGTCCACTAACAACTATTCTCTTAGCAACTGGACTACTGCAAAATAGCGAAAAGAAATTAACTGAGAAACAAAAATTAACCCATTTTCACCATATTAATGCTGCGATTAAAAATATGGCGCAGATGTTGGATGAAGTTTCTCTAGCGGGGAAAGCTGAAGCGGGACAACTTCAATGCCAACCTACCTATTTAGATATTCAAGAATTTTGTCGAGAACTAATTGCAGCACTAGAACTGAGTGCAGCCAAGAAACAAATCGCTCTAGTTTTTACTTGTCAAGGACAAATAGAAAAAGCATTATGGGATGAAAATCTGCTGCGACATATTTTAGCTAATTTTCTCAGCAATGCAATTAAATATTCTGCCGCAGGCAGTAGCGTACAATTTAATTTAATTGCTCAACCAGAAATAGTAACTTTTCAAATTCAAGATTGGGGAATTGGTATTCCCAAGGCAGATTTACAACAGCTTTTTCAACCCTTTCACCGCGCTAGCAATGTCGGTAGTACTCCTGGTACTGGGTTAGGACTGGCGATCGCTAAAAAGTGTATTGAAGCCTGCGGCGGCGAGATTTATGTGGAGAGTGAAGTCGGTGTAGGAACCACATTTACTGTCATTTTACCCGTGGTTTCCGGATCGATCTAA
- a CDS encoding response regulator: MSGETDAKHKTIFLVEDNRADVRLIEEALKNSSVPHQVMSVRDGVNAIAFLRQEGEYVNAPRPDLILLDLNLPKKDGREVLAEIKADPQLKSIPVVVLTTSRNDEDIAHSYALHVNCYITKSRNLSQLFQIVKGIEEFWLSTVTLPMNQ; the protein is encoded by the coding sequence GTGAGCGGAGAAACGGACGCAAAACACAAAACGATCTTTTTGGTAGAGGACAATAGAGCAGATGTCCGTTTAATTGAAGAGGCATTGAAAAACAGTTCCGTACCGCATCAAGTGATGTCAGTGAGGGATGGAGTCAATGCGATCGCATTTTTGCGTCAAGAGGGCGAGTACGTCAATGCGCCTCGCCCCGATTTAATCTTGTTGGATCTCAATTTACCTAAAAAAGACGGGCGAGAAGTTTTGGCAGAAATTAAAGCCGATCCTCAACTCAAAAGCATTCCCGTTGTCGTCCTCACGACTTCTCGGAACGATGAGGATATCGCCCATAGCTACGCTTTACACGTCAATTGTTACATCACCAAATCTCGCAATCTCAGCCAATTGTTTCAAATTGTCAAGGGAATTGAAGAGTTTTGGCTCTCTACCGTTACATTGCCAATGAATCAGTGA
- a CDS encoding sensor histidine kinase, whose product MVIDFQAQGIDIIRLKEPAIHTFNQIQPHGILIVLAEPDLTILQISSNAIATFGIAAEHMLQRPLSEFIDPFQLERIQTGLTATEDLDIINPVKLWVRKKGDEYSVFDGIFHRNVEGFLILELEPAIAQENIPFLSFYHLARASINRLEETSNLREFCQIIVQEVRNVTGFDRVMLYKFDNDGHGSVIAEEKLDSMEPYLGLHFPESDIPRPARKLFASNWIRLIPDSHCEPVTLVPAINPISKEPTELTNSILRSAAACHFEYLHNMGVGASLTISLIKDQKLWGLIACHHQTPMYVSYELRKACEFLGRMVFSEIASREETEDFAYRRQLTYVQSALVEYMSQEENFVDGLIKHKPNLLNLANAQGAAICFGNTCTTIGKTPTAEDLNLLVQWLKNNVQEEVFYTDSLAQVYPDAERFKHVASGLLAIPISKRNYVLWFRPEVIQTVNWGGDPHNAYELNQENGLRLCPRKSFQLWQETVSLTSLPWKQVEIKAALELRKAIVNIVLRQADELAQLAADLERSNAELKKFAYVASHDLQEPLNQVANYVQLLEMRYQAQLDADAKEFINFAVEGVSLMQTLIDDVLAYSKVEMQGVEFELTEVDTALDRALGNLRQRITESGSKISRDPLPTVMADSTQLMQLFQNLIGNAIKFRSDKPLEIHISAQRQEEDEWLFAVRDNGMGIEPQFSDRIFVIFQRLHPRDEYPGTGMGLAICKKIVECHRGRIWVESQLGAGATFYFTLPVGGRDRERRNGRKTQNDLFGRGQ is encoded by the coding sequence ATGGTCATCGATTTTCAAGCTCAAGGTATCGACATTATCCGTTTAAAAGAACCAGCAATTCATACTTTTAATCAAATTCAACCGCATGGAATTTTAATTGTTTTAGCAGAACCAGATCTGACAATTTTACAAATTAGTAGTAATGCGATCGCCACGTTCGGAATTGCAGCCGAACACATGTTACAAAGACCTTTATCAGAATTTATCGATCCTTTTCAGTTAGAAAGAATTCAGACTGGCTTAACCGCAACAGAAGATCTCGATATCATCAATCCCGTTAAGTTATGGGTACGAAAGAAGGGCGATGAATATTCTGTATTTGATGGCATATTTCATCGCAATGTAGAAGGATTTCTAATTTTAGAACTAGAACCAGCAATAGCACAAGAAAATATTCCCTTCCTCAGTTTTTACCACTTAGCTAGAGCATCTATCAATCGCTTAGAAGAAACTTCAAATCTCAGAGAATTCTGTCAAATTATCGTCCAAGAAGTTCGCAACGTGACTGGCTTCGATCGCGTCATGTTGTATAAATTCGATAACGACGGACATGGTTCGGTCATTGCTGAAGAAAAACTCGATAGCATGGAACCATATTTGGGGCTACACTTTCCTGAATCTGATATTCCTAGACCAGCGAGGAAATTATTTGCCTCTAATTGGATTCGTTTAATTCCTGATAGTCATTGCGAACCTGTAACCCTCGTACCAGCAATTAATCCAATTAGCAAAGAACCCACAGAATTGACGAATTCCATTCTTAGAAGTGCCGCAGCTTGTCATTTTGAGTATTTACATAATATGGGTGTCGGTGCTTCACTGACGATCTCGTTAATTAAAGACCAAAAACTTTGGGGATTAATTGCTTGTCACCATCAAACACCCATGTATGTTTCTTACGAATTACGCAAAGCGTGCGAATTTTTGGGACGCATGGTCTTTTCGGAAATTGCTTCTAGAGAAGAAACGGAAGATTTTGCCTATCGACGACAGTTGACATACGTACAGTCAGCTTTAGTCGAATATATGTCTCAAGAAGAGAACTTTGTTGATGGTTTGATTAAACACAAACCAAATCTTCTCAACTTAGCTAACGCCCAAGGTGCAGCAATTTGTTTTGGCAATACTTGCACGACAATTGGTAAAACCCCCACAGCAGAGGACTTAAATCTCTTAGTCCAGTGGCTAAAAAATAACGTTCAAGAAGAAGTGTTCTACACCGATTCTTTAGCGCAAGTTTATCCCGATGCGGAAAGATTCAAACATGTTGCTAGTGGTTTATTAGCAATTCCAATTTCTAAGCGCAATTACGTATTATGGTTCCGTCCCGAAGTGATTCAAACAGTGAATTGGGGCGGCGATCCTCATAATGCTTACGAATTGAATCAAGAGAATGGACTGCGATTGTGTCCGCGCAAATCTTTCCAATTATGGCAAGAAACAGTCAGCCTCACGTCTTTACCCTGGAAACAAGTAGAAATTAAAGCGGCGCTGGAACTAAGAAAAGCAATTGTCAATATCGTACTGCGCCAAGCTGACGAATTAGCACAATTAGCCGCTGATTTGGAAAGATCTAACGCCGAATTGAAAAAATTTGCTTACGTTGCTTCCCATGACTTACAAGAACCGCTAAATCAGGTAGCAAATTACGTCCAATTGTTAGAAATGCGTTACCAAGCACAACTTGACGCAGACGCGAAGGAATTTATTAATTTTGCTGTCGAGGGAGTCAGCTTAATGCAAACCCTGATCGATGACGTGCTGGCGTATTCTAAAGTAGAAATGCAGGGAGTTGAGTTTGAACTGACAGAAGTTGACACTGCATTAGACCGTGCTTTAGGTAATTTGAGACAAAGAATTACTGAAAGTGGGTCGAAAATTAGCCGCGATCCATTACCGACTGTAATGGCAGATAGCACCCAATTGATGCAACTGTTTCAAAATTTGATTGGTAATGCCATTAAATTCCGCAGTGACAAACCGTTAGAAATTCACATCTCGGCACAGCGTCAAGAAGAGGATGAGTGGTTGTTTGCAGTACGAGATAATGGGATGGGTATTGAACCACAATTTAGCGATCGCATTTTCGTTATTTTCCAACGCTTGCACCCACGAGACGAATATCCAGGTACGGGAATGGGTTTAGCAATCTGTAAAAAGATTGTCGAGTGTCACCGAGGACGAATTTGGGTAGAGTCACAACTTGGGGCTGGGGCAACATTTTATTTTACGCTACCCGTAGGAGGGCGCGATCGTGAGCGGAGAAACGGACGCAAAACACAAAACGATCTTTTTGGTAGAGGACAATAG
- a CDS encoding Gfo/Idh/MocA family protein: MSSIGVAVVGTGFGQKVHLPGFKAHPRTQVVAVYHRDRDKAQAIAQTHNIPHASPTLEEIVALPEVQAVSISTPPFLHYEMAKIVLQAGKHLLLEKPTALSATGARELYHIAKANNLVVTLDFEYRFVPAWQRLAELLAEDYVGEKRLIKIDWLVPSRADASRPWNWYSRKDMGGGALGALASHTFDYMNWLFGAVQKLCAQLSTSIPQRLDPLTGEMKPVDADDTCMLMLELADGTPCQVSISSAVYANRTHSVEVYGDRGTLVLCSQNQKDYVHGFHLWAASAGQPPAELEIPMRLGFDKTYTDGRIAPFIRVVNQWVQGIDSGESLIPSIREGVYSQLLMDLSHASHQQRSWVDVPDVDTYLTSG; this comes from the coding sequence ATGTCTTCAATTGGTGTGGCAGTAGTTGGAACGGGTTTTGGGCAAAAAGTTCATTTACCTGGGTTTAAGGCTCATCCTCGGACGCAGGTTGTAGCAGTGTATCACCGCGATCGCGACAAAGCTCAGGCGATCGCTCAAACTCATAATATCCCCCATGCGAGTCCTACGCTAGAAGAGATTGTCGCTCTACCAGAAGTTCAAGCCGTTAGCATCTCTACCCCGCCGTTTCTACATTACGAAATGGCAAAAATAGTACTGCAAGCGGGAAAGCACCTGTTATTAGAAAAACCCACCGCGCTCTCAGCTACAGGAGCGCGAGAGTTGTATCACATAGCCAAAGCTAATAATCTCGTCGTTACCCTAGATTTTGAATATCGCTTCGTCCCTGCATGGCAAAGGTTAGCTGAATTACTAGCGGAAGATTATGTGGGTGAAAAACGGCTGATTAAAATTGATTGGTTGGTTCCCAGTCGCGCTGATGCTTCCCGCCCTTGGAATTGGTATTCTCGTAAGGATATGGGAGGTGGGGCTTTGGGGGCGCTGGCTTCCCATACTTTCGATTACATGAATTGGTTGTTTGGTGCAGTACAAAAACTTTGCGCTCAGCTCAGTACTAGCATTCCTCAACGACTCGATCCTCTGACGGGGGAAATGAAGCCAGTAGATGCTGATGACACCTGTATGCTGATGCTAGAGCTGGCAGACGGTACGCCTTGCCAAGTTAGCATTAGTTCGGCAGTGTATGCCAATCGCACGCACTCAGTAGAAGTGTATGGCGATCGCGGTACTTTAGTATTGTGCAGTCAAAATCAAAAAGATTACGTCCACGGCTTTCACCTCTGGGCTGCTTCCGCCGGACAACCGCCAGCAGAATTGGAAATTCCAATGCGATTGGGATTTGACAAAACCTATACAGACGGACGCATCGCCCCATTTATTCGCGTAGTTAATCAATGGGTACAGGGAATTGATAGCGGAGAATCCCTAATTCCTTCCATTCGCGAAGGTGTTTACTCGCAATTGTTAATGGATCTCAGCCATGCTTCTCACCAGCAGCGCAGTTGGGTAGACGTACCAGATGTAGATACATATCTCACCAGTGGCTAA
- a CDS encoding response regulator transcription factor, with protein sequence MTSVCIEIVEGNPHLRSLLSWHLQQVGYRVYQAASLYQARDVFLTRQPTLVILDAELADGDGTEFCRWLQQQQQPLILMLSARNTEADIVTGLKAGADDYLCKPFGMQEFLARIEALIRRQRTPAAPAYLDYGTLQIDLVQRRVYFKGEYIDLTPQEFSLLYVLAQAGGLPLSRSELLRRAWPDAIDNPRTIDTHVLSLRKKVEIDPRQPSLIQTVRNVGYRFNAEILKANNVQPADVFQRQTANHHPTLEETKEKSEVTSHKSEVFH encoded by the coding sequence GTGACCTCGGTTTGTATAGAAATTGTAGAGGGCAACCCACATCTGCGATCGCTACTCAGTTGGCACTTACAACAGGTAGGCTATCGAGTATATCAAGCAGCTAGTCTCTATCAAGCGCGAGACGTATTTTTAACGCGCCAGCCTACACTGGTAATTCTCGATGCTGAATTAGCTGATGGTGACGGGACAGAGTTTTGCCGTTGGCTACAGCAACAGCAGCAACCACTGATTCTGATGCTATCTGCCCGCAACACCGAAGCGGATATTGTCACTGGCTTAAAAGCAGGAGCAGACGATTACTTGTGCAAACCCTTTGGGATGCAGGAATTTTTAGCGCGAATCGAAGCGCTGATTCGCCGTCAACGCACGCCAGCCGCACCAGCTTACTTGGACTACGGCACTTTGCAAATAGATCTAGTCCAGCGTCGCGTTTACTTCAAAGGTGAATACATCGACCTCACGCCTCAAGAATTTAGTTTACTTTACGTCTTGGCTCAAGCTGGAGGTTTACCCCTCAGCCGCTCCGAATTACTGCGGCGCGCTTGGCCCGATGCTATAGATAATCCCCGTACTATCGATACTCACGTCTTGTCATTGCGGAAAAAAGTCGAAATCGATCCGCGACAACCAAGCTTAATTCAAACTGTGCGTAATGTAGGATATCGTTTCAACGCGGAAATTCTCAAAGCTAACAACGTGCAGCCAGCAGACGTTTTCCAACGCCAAACCGCTAATCACCACCCCACTTTAGAAGAAACGAAGGAGAAGTCGGAAGTCACAAGTCACAAGTCAGAAGTGTTTCACTAG
- a CDS encoding DUF6761 family protein: protein MLQDTQTIRHYQKLTDALVEMWQRGYRTDDLRLYLDGYLAAMRHSNILEPYLIHRLEEEATRFLYDPYNFEMPVQPEPESDYY, encoded by the coding sequence ATGTTACAAGATACTCAAACAATTCGCCACTATCAAAAACTGACCGATGCCCTGGTCGAAATGTGGCAAAGAGGCTATCGCACGGACGATTTACGTTTGTATTTAGACGGCTATCTCGCAGCCATGAGGCATTCCAACATCCTCGAACCCTATCTAATTCATCGTTTGGAGGAAGAAGCAACCCGCTTTCTATACGATCCGTATAACTTTGAAATGCCGGTTCAGCCAGAACCAGAATCAGACTACTATTAA